The following coding sequences lie in one Mycobacterium sp. Z3061 genomic window:
- a CDS encoding ferredoxin, with the protein MRVIVDRDRCEGNAVCLGIAPDIFALDDEDYAVVKTDPIPPDQEDLAEQAIAECPRAALLRED; encoded by the coding sequence GTGCGAGTGATTGTCGACCGTGACCGGTGTGAAGGTAACGCGGTGTGCTTGGGAATTGCACCGGATATCTTCGCCCTGGACGACGAGGACTACGCCGTGGTGAAGACCGATCCGATCCCGCCGGATCAGGAGGATCTGGCCGAGCAGGCGATCGCCGAATGCCCCCGCGCGGCACTGTTGCGTGAGGACTGA
- a CDS encoding ABC transporter permease, whose translation MSYDATLRFKRFFSRFADPVDNFGEQALFYGETMRYIPNALTKYRKETIRLIAEMTLGAGALIMIGGTVGVAAFLTLASGGVIAVQGYSSLGNIGIEALTGFLSAFLNVRVVAPVIAGIALAATIGAGATAQLGAMRVSEEIDAVECMAVHSVSYLVSTRLIAGLVAIIPLYSLSVLAAFFAARFTTVFINGQSAGLYDHYFNTFLIPSDLLWSFAQAIAMSIAVMLVHTYYGYNASGGSVGVGIAVGQAVRTSLIVVVVITLLISLAVYGASGNFNLSG comes from the coding sequence ATGAGCTACGACGCCACACTCCGTTTCAAGCGCTTCTTCTCGAGGTTCGCCGACCCGGTCGACAACTTCGGTGAGCAGGCGCTGTTCTACGGCGAGACCATGCGCTACATCCCCAACGCGCTCACGAAGTACCGCAAAGAGACGATCCGGCTGATCGCCGAGATGACACTCGGCGCCGGCGCCCTGATCATGATCGGCGGCACCGTCGGCGTCGCGGCCTTCCTGACGCTGGCCTCCGGCGGTGTCATTGCCGTGCAGGGCTATTCGTCGCTGGGCAACATCGGCATCGAGGCGCTGACCGGATTCCTCTCGGCGTTCCTCAACGTCCGCGTGGTCGCCCCCGTCATCGCCGGCATCGCGCTGGCGGCGACGATCGGCGCCGGCGCCACCGCCCAGCTGGGCGCGATGCGGGTCTCCGAAGAGATCGACGCCGTCGAGTGCATGGCGGTGCACTCGGTGTCCTACCTGGTGTCCACCCGGCTGATCGCGGGTCTGGTGGCGATCATCCCGCTTTACTCGCTGTCGGTGCTGGCCGCCTTCTTCGCCGCGCGATTCACCACGGTGTTCATCAACGGACAGTCGGCCGGCCTCTACGACCACTACTTCAACACGTTCCTGATCCCGTCGGACCTGCTCTGGTCGTTCGCGCAGGCCATCGCGATGTCGATCGCGGTCATGCTGGTGCACACCTATTACGGCTATAACGCCAGCGGCGGTTCGGTGGGGGTGGGCATCGCGGTCGGTCAGGCCGTACGCACCTCGCTGATCGTCGTCGTCGTCATCACCCTGCTCATCTCGCTCGCCGTCTACGGAGCGTCCGGCAACTTCAACCTCTCCGGGTAA
- a CDS encoding MCE family protein: MASGAMPSHRSMMIKVGIFVVTMVLASAALVVVFGDFRFGSENTYHATFLDASKLKGGQKVRIAGVPVGAVSGVKLNPDNTVDVEFGVDARYTLYSSSRAVIRYENLVGDRFLEITSGPGELRKLPPGGTMNAQHTQPALDLDALLGGLKPVLKGLDADKINTISSAVIELLQGQGGALANVLADTSSFSSALGKRDQLIGDVITNLNTVLGTVDQRSAQFSASVDQLQQLIEGLAKNKDTIAGAIPPLASTTTDLTELLRNSRRPLQGVLENARPFATELDTRKAEINNDVEQLGEDYLRLAALGTYGSFFNIYFCSVTIKINGPAGSDIRLGLGGQVDSSKGRCAFAKS, from the coding sequence ATGGCCTCCGGGGCAATGCCGTCGCACCGGTCGATGATGATCAAGGTCGGCATCTTCGTCGTGACGATGGTGCTGGCAAGCGCCGCCCTGGTGGTGGTGTTCGGCGACTTCCGGTTCGGGTCGGAGAACACCTACCACGCCACCTTCCTGGACGCGTCCAAGCTCAAGGGCGGACAGAAGGTGCGTATCGCCGGTGTGCCCGTCGGCGCGGTGTCGGGCGTCAAGCTCAACCCGGACAACACCGTCGACGTGGAATTCGGTGTCGACGCCCGCTACACGCTGTACTCGTCCAGCCGGGCGGTGATCCGCTACGAGAACCTGGTCGGCGACCGCTTCCTGGAGATCACCTCGGGTCCCGGCGAGCTGCGCAAGCTGCCCCCGGGCGGCACCATGAACGCCCAGCACACCCAGCCCGCACTGGATCTCGACGCGCTGCTGGGCGGGCTCAAGCCGGTGCTGAAGGGCCTGGACGCCGACAAGATCAACACGATCAGCAGCGCCGTCATCGAGCTGTTGCAGGGCCAGGGCGGCGCGCTGGCCAACGTGCTCGCCGACACCAGCAGTTTCTCCAGCGCGCTGGGCAAGCGCGACCAGCTGATCGGCGATGTGATCACCAACCTGAACACGGTGCTGGGCACCGTCGACCAGCGCAGTGCCCAGTTCTCGGCCAGCGTCGACCAGCTGCAGCAGCTGATCGAGGGGCTGGCCAAGAACAAGGACACCATCGCCGGCGCCATCCCGCCGCTGGCCTCGACCACAACGGATCTGACTGAGCTGCTGCGCAATTCGCGCCGGCCGCTGCAGGGTGTGCTGGAGAACGCGCGGCCGTTCGCCACCGAACTCGACACCCGCAAAGCCGAGATCAACAACGACGTCGAGCAGCTCGGCGAGGACTACCTGCGGCTGGCCGCGCTGGGCACCTACGGGTCGTTCTTCAACATCTACTTCTGCTCGGTGACGATCAAGATCAACGGACCGGCGGGCTCCGACATCCGGCTGGGCCTCGGCGGCCAGGTGGATTCCAGCAAGGGGAGGTGCGCCTTTGCCAAATCCTGA
- a CDS encoding ABC transporter permease: MLQKVAVPARAVGGFFEMSIETARAAFRRPFQMREFLDQTWMVARVSLVPTLLVSIPFTVLVAFTLNILLREIGAADLSGAGTAFGTITQLGPIVTVLVVAGAGATAICADLGARTIREEIDAMRVLGIDPIQRLVVPRVLASTLVALLLNGLVCIIGLSGGYAFSVFLQGVNPGAFINGLTVLTGLRELILAEVKALLFGVMAGLVGCYRGLTVKGGPKGVGNAVNETVVYAFICLFVINVVMTAIGVRISAK, translated from the coding sequence TTGTTGCAGAAGGTTGCCGTGCCGGCCCGCGCTGTCGGTGGCTTCTTCGAGATGTCGATCGAGACCGCACGGGCCGCCTTCCGGCGGCCGTTTCAGATGCGGGAGTTCCTGGACCAGACGTGGATGGTCGCCCGGGTGTCGCTGGTGCCCACGCTGCTGGTGTCCATCCCATTCACCGTTCTCGTCGCCTTCACCCTGAACATCCTGCTGCGTGAGATCGGTGCCGCCGACTTGTCCGGCGCCGGAACGGCATTCGGCACCATCACCCAGCTCGGTCCGATCGTCACGGTGCTCGTGGTGGCCGGCGCCGGCGCCACCGCCATCTGCGCGGACCTGGGTGCCCGCACCATCCGCGAGGAAATCGACGCGATGCGGGTGCTCGGCATCGACCCCATCCAGCGACTGGTGGTGCCCCGGGTGCTGGCCTCCACGCTGGTCGCTCTGCTGCTCAACGGCCTGGTGTGCATCATCGGCCTGTCCGGCGGCTACGCTTTCTCCGTTTTCCTGCAGGGCGTCAACCCCGGTGCGTTCATCAACGGGCTGACTGTGCTCACCGGACTGCGCGAGCTGATCCTCGCCGAAGTCAAGGCGCTGCTGTTCGGAGTCATGGCTGGTCTGGTCGGCTGCTACCGCGGTCTGACCGTCAAGGGCGGTCCCAAGGGAGTCGGCAATGCGGTCAACGAAACCGTGGTCTACGCGTTCATCTGCCTGTTCGTCATCAACGTCGTCATGACCGCCATCGGCGTCAGAATCTCGGCCAAGTAG
- a CDS encoding MCE family protein, which yields MAGTGSRKTAGRIAAATLAGLLVAAAVLTYLSYTAAFTSTETVTVASKRAGLVMEPGAKVKFRGIQIGKVEDISYSGDQARLKLAIYSDDLHFIPSNATVHIAGNTIFGAKSVEFIPPQTAAQTSLRPNSTVEASAVQLEVNTLFQSLTNLLHKVDPVELNGTLSALSEGLRGHGDDLGGLLSGLNTLTRQANPKLPTLQEDFRKAGIVTNIYGDAAPDLNTVFANLPTISKTVVDEQSNLNTTLLAAIGLANNGYETLAPAEQNLIDTINRLRAPLKVAADYSPEFGCLLAGIDRGIKEFAPLIGVRKAGLFTSSSFVIGAPAYTYPEALPIVNASGGPNCRGLPDIPTKQTGGSFYRAPFLVTDNALIPYEPFTEFQFDAPSTLQFLFHGAFAERDDF from the coding sequence ATGGCAGGCACTGGATCACGAAAGACCGCCGGGCGGATCGCTGCTGCGACGCTCGCCGGCTTGCTGGTGGCGGCGGCGGTCCTCACGTACCTGTCCTACACCGCGGCGTTCACCTCGACCGAGACGGTCACGGTCGCCTCCAAGCGCGCCGGGTTGGTGATGGAGCCGGGGGCGAAGGTCAAGTTCCGCGGGATCCAGATCGGCAAGGTCGAGGACATCAGCTACAGCGGCGACCAGGCGCGCCTCAAGCTGGCCATCTACAGCGACGACCTGCACTTCATCCCGTCCAACGCCACGGTGCACATCGCGGGGAACACCATCTTCGGTGCCAAGTCCGTGGAGTTCATTCCGCCCCAGACGGCGGCCCAGACGTCGCTGCGCCCGAACTCCACGGTGGAGGCGTCCGCGGTGCAGCTGGAGGTCAACACCCTGTTCCAGTCCCTGACCAACCTGCTGCACAAGGTCGACCCGGTCGAGTTGAACGGCACCCTGAGCGCGCTGTCGGAAGGCCTGCGCGGCCATGGTGATGACCTGGGCGGGCTGCTGTCGGGCCTCAATACCCTTACCCGCCAAGCGAATCCGAAGCTGCCGACGCTGCAGGAGGATTTCCGCAAGGCCGGCATCGTGACCAACATCTACGGCGACGCCGCACCCGACCTGAACACGGTGTTCGCCAACCTGCCGACGATCAGCAAGACCGTCGTCGACGAGCAGAGCAACCTCAACACCACGTTGCTGGCCGCGATCGGGCTGGCCAACAACGGCTACGAGACACTGGCACCGGCCGAGCAGAACCTGATCGACACCATCAACCGGCTGCGGGCCCCGCTGAAGGTGGCGGCGGACTATTCACCGGAATTCGGCTGCCTGCTGGCCGGTATCGATCGCGGCATCAAGGAGTTCGCGCCGTTGATCGGTGTCCGTAAGGCGGGTCTGTTCACCTCGTCGAGCTTCGTCATCGGCGCTCCCGCCTACACGTATCCGGAGGCGCTGCCCATCGTCAACGCCTCCGGCGGCCCGAACTGCCGCGGCCTGCCTGACATTCCGACCAAGCAGACCGGCGGGTCGTTCTATCGCGCCCCGTTCCTGGTCACCGATAACGCGCTCATCCCGTACGAGCCGTTCACCGAGTTCCAGTTCGACGCGCCGTCGACGCTGCAGTTCCTCTTCCACGGCGCCTTCGCGGAACGGGATGACTTCTGA
- a CDS encoding acyl-CoA dehydrogenase, with translation MRISYTPEQEELRRELRSYFGKLMTPERREALSSVQGEYGTGNVYRETVAQMGKDGWLTLNWPKEYGGQDREPMDSLIFTDEAAIAGAPVPFLTINSVAPTIMAFGTDEQKKFFLPKIAAGELHFSIGYSEPGAGTDLANLRTTAVRDGDEYVINGQKMWTSLIAYADWVWLAVRTNPEAKKHRGISMLVVPTTAEGFSWTPVHTMAGPDTSATYYSDVRVPVTNLIGEENAGWKLVTNQLNHERVALVSPAPIFMCLREVREWAQNTKDAGGGRLIDSEWVQLNLARVHAKVEVLKLINWELASSSSENLSPADASAAKVFGTELATEAYRLLMEVLGTAATLRQDSPGALLRGRVERMHRACLILTFGGGTNEVQRDIIGMVALGLPRANR, from the coding sequence ATGCGCATCAGTTACACCCCCGAACAGGAGGAGCTGCGTCGCGAGCTGCGGTCCTACTTCGGCAAGTTGATGACACCGGAACGGCGCGAGGCGCTGAGTTCGGTGCAGGGCGAATACGGCACCGGCAACGTGTACCGCGAGACCGTCGCGCAGATGGGCAAGGACGGTTGGCTGACGCTGAACTGGCCCAAGGAGTACGGCGGTCAGGACCGCGAGCCGATGGACTCGCTGATCTTCACCGACGAGGCGGCCATCGCCGGTGCTCCGGTGCCGTTCCTGACGATCAACAGCGTGGCGCCGACGATCATGGCCTTCGGCACTGACGAGCAGAAGAAGTTCTTCCTGCCCAAGATCGCCGCGGGTGAGTTGCACTTCTCCATCGGCTACTCGGAGCCGGGGGCGGGCACCGACCTGGCGAACCTGCGCACCACGGCGGTGCGCGACGGTGACGAGTACGTCATCAACGGCCAGAAGATGTGGACCAGCCTGATCGCGTACGCGGACTGGGTCTGGCTCGCGGTACGCACCAACCCCGAAGCCAAGAAGCACCGCGGCATCTCGATGCTGGTGGTGCCCACCACCGCCGAGGGCTTCTCCTGGACGCCGGTGCATACCATGGCCGGTCCGGACACCAGCGCCACGTACTACAGCGATGTGCGGGTGCCGGTGACCAACCTGATCGGTGAGGAGAACGCGGGCTGGAAGCTGGTGACCAACCAGCTCAATCACGAGCGCGTCGCGCTCGTCTCGCCGGCGCCGATCTTCATGTGCCTGCGGGAAGTCCGGGAGTGGGCCCAGAACACCAAGGATGCCGGCGGCGGACGTCTCATCGACTCGGAGTGGGTGCAGCTGAACCTGGCCCGGGTGCACGCCAAGGTCGAGGTGCTCAAGCTGATCAACTGGGAGCTGGCGTCGTCGTCGAGTGAAAACCTCTCTCCCGCGGACGCTTCGGCCGCCAAGGTGTTCGGCACCGAGCTGGCCACCGAGGCCTACCGGCTGCTGATGGAGGTGCTCGGCACCGCGGCCACGCTGCGTCAGGACTCCCCCGGCGCGCTGCTGCGCGGTCGCGTCGAGCGGATGCACCGGGCGTGCCTGATCCTGACCTTCGGCGGCGGCACCAACGAAGTCCAGCGCGACATCATCGGCATGGTTGCCCTCGGGCTGCCCCGGGCCAACCGCTGA
- a CDS encoding virulence factor Mce family protein, with the protein MPNPEKPGKKKPGSKRDQDPLRTGIIGLAVVTFVVLIAFGYSGLPFWPQGKTYTAYFSDAGGITPGNNVLVSGVKVGKVSDVALAGDTAKVTFSVDRHVVVGDQSLAAIRTDTILGERSVSVSPAGSGNATTIPLSRTTTPYTLAGALEDLGQNANNLNKPQFEHALKVLTETLHDATPGLRGALDGVTTLSRTLNSRDEALQGLLAHAKSVTAVLSDRAGQVKKLVDQGDQLFAALDERRSALSALISGIDDVSAQLSGFVNDNRREFGPALTKINQVLANLNERRDYITEALKRLPTYATTLGEVVGSGPGFNVNVFGAIPAPLVATMFDVVFQPGKLPDSFADYLRGMIQERWTIRPKSP; encoded by the coding sequence TTGCCAAATCCTGAGAAGCCAGGCAAGAAGAAGCCAGGCAGCAAGCGCGACCAGGATCCACTCCGCACCGGCATCATCGGCCTGGCCGTGGTGACCTTCGTCGTGCTGATCGCATTCGGCTACTCCGGGCTGCCGTTCTGGCCGCAGGGCAAGACCTACACGGCGTATTTCAGCGACGCCGGTGGCATCACGCCCGGCAACAACGTGCTGGTCTCCGGCGTCAAGGTGGGCAAGGTGTCCGACGTCGCACTGGCCGGTGACACCGCGAAGGTCACCTTCAGCGTCGACCGCCATGTGGTCGTCGGCGACCAGTCGCTGGCCGCGATCCGCACCGACACCATCCTGGGCGAGCGCTCGGTCTCGGTGAGCCCGGCCGGCTCGGGCAACGCGACCACCATCCCGCTGAGCCGGACCACCACGCCCTACACCCTGGCCGGCGCCCTCGAGGATCTCGGGCAGAACGCCAACAACCTGAACAAGCCGCAGTTCGAGCACGCGCTGAAGGTGCTCACCGAGACGCTGCACGACGCCACCCCCGGGCTGCGCGGCGCGCTGGACGGGGTGACCACCCTGTCGCGCACGCTGAACAGCCGCGACGAGGCGCTGCAAGGCCTGCTGGCGCATGCGAAGTCGGTGACGGCGGTGTTGTCCGACCGGGCCGGGCAGGTCAAGAAGCTGGTGGATCAGGGCGACCAGTTGTTCGCCGCGCTGGATGAGCGCCGCTCCGCGTTGAGCGCGCTGATCTCCGGCATCGACGACGTCTCCGCGCAGCTGTCCGGTTTCGTCAACGACAACCGCCGGGAATTCGGCCCGGCGCTGACCAAGATCAACCAGGTGCTGGCCAACCTGAACGAGCGCCGCGACTACATCACCGAAGCCCTCAAGAGGTTGCCGACGTACGCCACCACGCTGGGCGAGGTGGTCGGTTCGGGTCCCGGCTTCAACGTCAACGTCTTCGGCGCCATCCCGGCGCCGCTGGTGGCCACCATGTTCGACGTGGTCTTCCAACCGGGCAAGCTGCCCGACAGCTTCGCCGACTACCTGCGCGGCATGATCCAGGAGCGCTGGACGATTAGGCCGAAATCACCATGA
- a CDS encoding 3-oxoacyl-ACP reductase, with translation MSSNTNATDLSGKVAVVTGAAAGLGRAEAIGLARLGATVVVNDIASGLDASDVLDEISSVGSKAVAVAGDISRRETADELVATADGLGGLNIVVNNAGITRDRMLFNMSDEDWDQVIAVHLRGHFLLTRNAATYWRSKAKEGDGRVFGRIVNTSSEAGLVGPVGQANYGAAKAGITALTLSAARALGRYGVCANAICPRARTAMTADVFGAAPEDGEIDPLSPDHVVSLVQFLSSPEAAAVNGQVFIVYGPRVTLVAAPTAEHQFDAGAPAWEPAQLSATLQDYFAERDPEVNFAATGLMD, from the coding sequence TTGAGCAGCAACACGAACGCGACCGATCTCTCCGGCAAGGTCGCGGTGGTGACCGGTGCCGCGGCAGGTCTGGGCCGGGCCGAGGCGATCGGGCTGGCCCGCCTCGGCGCCACCGTCGTCGTCAACGACATCGCCTCGGGCCTGGACGCATCCGACGTCCTCGACGAGATCAGTTCGGTGGGTTCCAAGGCGGTGGCGGTGGCCGGCGACATCAGCCGGCGCGAGACCGCAGACGAACTCGTGGCCACCGCCGACGGCCTGGGTGGCCTGAACATCGTCGTCAACAACGCCGGCATCACCCGCGACCGGATGCTGTTCAACATGAGCGACGAGGACTGGGACCAGGTGATCGCCGTGCACCTGCGCGGGCACTTCCTGCTCACCCGCAACGCCGCCACCTACTGGCGCAGCAAGGCGAAGGAAGGCGACGGCCGCGTCTTCGGCCGCATCGTCAACACCTCGTCGGAGGCCGGTCTGGTCGGTCCGGTAGGGCAGGCCAACTATGGCGCCGCCAAGGCGGGCATCACCGCGCTCACCCTGTCGGCGGCCCGGGCACTGGGCCGATATGGCGTGTGCGCCAACGCAATCTGTCCCCGGGCGCGCACCGCGATGACCGCCGATGTGTTCGGGGCCGCGCCCGAGGACGGCGAGATCGACCCCTTGTCGCCGGATCACGTGGTGAGCCTGGTGCAGTTCCTGTCGTCGCCCGAGGCGGCCGCGGTCAACGGTCAGGTCTTCATCGTTTACGGCCCGCGTGTGACGTTGGTGGCGGCGCCCACCGCGGAGCACCAGTTCGACGCGGGCGCCCCGGCTTGGGAGCCCGCGCAGCTGAGCGCGACGCTGCAGGACTACTTTGCCGAGCGTGACCCGGAAGTGAACTTCGCCGCGACCGGCCTGATGGACTGA
- a CDS encoding virulence factor Mce family protein, giving the protein MKRILLRAGVFVTGSTLLAGCSFGGLNSLSMPGTAGHGGGAYSITVELPDVSTLPQNSPVMVDDVTVGSVSGISAEQRSDGSFYAAVKLALDKNVVLPANAVAKVAQTSLLGSLHIDLAPPTDQAPTGRLGNGSRIPESRTGRFPTTEEVFSALGVVVNKGNVGALEEITDETYQAVAGRQGQFVALVPRLAELTSGLNKQVNDIISAVEGLNRFSSILARDKDNLGRALDTLPEALRVLNKNRDNIVAAFGALNRLAQVTSNVLSKTKADFAADLKDLYSAIKALNDNRKNFVTSLQIMLTFPFPNFGIKQAVRGDYLNVFTTFDLTLRRLGETFFTTSYALDPNMMHMDEVLNAPDFLMGEMANLSGQAADPFKIPPGTAAQ; this is encoded by the coding sequence ATGAAGCGAATCCTGTTGCGGGCCGGCGTCTTCGTCACGGGCAGCACACTGCTCGCCGGCTGCTCCTTCGGCGGGCTGAATTCCCTGTCGATGCCTGGCACCGCCGGCCACGGCGGCGGCGCCTACTCGATCACCGTCGAATTGCCCGATGTGTCGACGCTGCCGCAGAACTCGCCGGTCATGGTCGACGACGTCACCGTGGGCAGCGTGTCCGGCATCTCGGCCGAACAACGCTCCGACGGATCCTTCTACGCCGCAGTGAAATTGGCGCTGGACAAGAACGTGGTGCTGCCGGCGAACGCGGTGGCCAAGGTCGCCCAGACCTCGCTGCTGGGTTCGCTGCACATCGATCTGGCCCCGCCCACCGACCAGGCGCCGACGGGCCGGCTGGGTAACGGGTCACGCATTCCGGAGTCCCGGACCGGTCGCTTCCCGACCACCGAGGAAGTGTTCTCCGCTCTCGGAGTGGTGGTCAACAAGGGCAATGTCGGTGCGCTGGAAGAGATCACCGACGAGACCTACCAGGCCGTCGCCGGACGGCAGGGCCAGTTCGTCGCCCTGGTGCCCCGCCTGGCGGAGTTGACATCGGGCCTCAACAAGCAGGTCAACGACATCATCTCCGCGGTCGAGGGGCTGAACCGGTTCTCCTCGATCCTGGCGCGGGACAAGGACAACCTGGGCCGGGCGCTGGACACGCTGCCCGAAGCACTTCGCGTGCTGAACAAGAACCGGGACAACATCGTTGCGGCATTCGGTGCCCTCAACCGGCTGGCGCAGGTCACCTCGAACGTGCTGTCCAAGACCAAGGCGGACTTCGCCGCGGACCTCAAAGACCTGTACTCGGCGATCAAGGCGCTCAACGACAACCGGAAGAACTTCGTCACCTCGCTGCAGATCATGCTGACGTTCCCGTTCCCCAACTTCGGCATCAAGCAGGCGGTGCGCGGCGACTACCTGAACGTGTTCACCACGTTCGACCTGACGCTGCGCCGGCTCGGAGAGACCTTCTTCACCACCAGCTACGCCCTGGACCCCAACATGATGCACATGGACGAGGTGCTCAACGCGCCCGACTTCCTGATGGGTGAAATGGCGAACCTGTCCGGACAAGCCGCCGACCCGTTCAAGATTCCGCCCGGCACGGCGGCACAGTAG
- a CDS encoding virulence factor Mce family protein translates to MTTAKRFGSKGWRTVTIVVLVAVLVGGAYVLFSAGGGGRKLTAYFTSAVGLYPGDQVRILGVPVGEIESIEPRPSDVKITMRVKDGVKVPADAKAVIMSPNLVAARFIQLTPAFTGGPSLPDNASIDLTRTAVPVEWDEVKEALTQLSVSLSPAAGEMQGPLGAAINQAADTLNGNGDSFHNALRELAQVAGRLGDSRSDIFGTVKNLQVLVDALSQSNEQIVQFAGHVASVSQVLADSSRDLDHTLGSLNQALSDVRGFLHENNSTLIETVNQLTDFTQTLSDQSDNIEQVLHVAGPGITNFYNIYDPAQGTLNGLLSLPNFMNPVQFICGGSFDTAAGPSGPEYFKRAEICRERLGPVLRRLTVNFPPIMFHPINTITAYKGQIIYDTPATAAKAETPVPELTWIPAKGSGQPKPSNITDLQNLFVPTAPGPGPASPPGFGPAPGPAPGPVPAAPAAAPGPLPGPLPAEQGAGR, encoded by the coding sequence ATGACGACTGCGAAGCGCTTCGGCAGCAAGGGTTGGCGGACCGTCACCATCGTCGTCCTGGTGGCGGTGCTGGTGGGCGGTGCCTACGTGCTGTTCTCGGCCGGCGGTGGCGGGCGCAAGCTCACCGCCTACTTCACCTCGGCCGTCGGGCTCTACCCCGGCGACCAGGTTCGCATTCTGGGCGTGCCGGTGGGGGAGATCGAGTCCATCGAGCCGCGTCCGTCGGATGTCAAGATCACCATGAGGGTCAAAGACGGTGTCAAGGTCCCCGCCGATGCCAAGGCCGTGATCATGTCGCCGAACCTGGTGGCGGCCAGGTTCATTCAGCTCACCCCGGCCTTCACCGGCGGACCCTCACTGCCGGACAACGCGAGCATCGACCTGACCCGCACCGCCGTGCCGGTGGAGTGGGACGAGGTCAAGGAAGCGCTGACCCAGCTGTCCGTCTCGCTCAGCCCGGCGGCCGGCGAAATGCAGGGCCCGCTGGGCGCGGCGATCAACCAGGCCGCCGACACCCTCAACGGCAACGGCGACTCGTTCCACAACGCCCTGCGTGAGCTCGCGCAAGTCGCTGGGCGCCTTGGAGATTCGCGCAGCGACATCTTCGGCACCGTGAAGAACCTGCAGGTGCTCGTCGACGCGCTGTCGCAGAGCAACGAGCAGATCGTGCAGTTCGCCGGGCACGTGGCTTCGGTGTCGCAGGTGCTCGCGGACAGCTCGCGGGATCTCGACCACACCCTGGGTTCGCTGAACCAGGCGCTCTCGGACGTCCGCGGATTCCTGCACGAGAACAACTCGACGCTGATCGAAACGGTCAACCAGCTCACCGACTTCACCCAGACCCTGAGCGACCAGAGCGACAACATCGAACAGGTCCTGCACGTCGCGGGTCCCGGTATCACCAACTTCTACAACATCTATGACCCGGCGCAGGGCACCCTGAACGGCCTGCTGTCGCTGCCCAACTTCATGAACCCGGTGCAGTTCATCTGCGGTGGCTCCTTCGACACCGCGGCCGGGCCGTCGGGTCCGGAGTACTTCAAGCGCGCGGAGATCTGCCGCGAGCGGCTGGGCCCGGTGCTGCGCCGGCTCACCGTCAACTTCCCGCCGATCATGTTCCACCCGATCAACACGATCACGGCCTATAAGGGACAGATCATCTACGACACCCCGGCCACCGCGGCCAAGGCGGAGACCCCGGTGCCGGAGCTGACCTGGATTCCGGCCAAGGGCTCGGGCCAGCCGAAGCCGAGCAACATCACGGACCTGCAGAACCTGTTCGTCCCGACCGCTCCCGGCCCCGGCCCGGCTTCGCCACCGGGCTTCGGACCCGCACCGGGACCGGCGCCCGGTCCGGTGCCGGCGGCACCGGCGGCGGCCCCGGGTCCGCTGCCCGGACCGTTGCCTGCCGAGCAAGGAGCGGGTCGATGA